From the Tripterygium wilfordii isolate XIE 37 chromosome 6, ASM1340144v1, whole genome shotgun sequence genome, one window contains:
- the LOC120000047 gene encoding COBRA-like protein 7 encodes MASTILRLPFFITLLSLHLHTILSQPNNTSCNGVFLSYTHTVGYPIPPTDQANQPYRFESSVTLLNNGLDELKSWRVSIGFQHREMLVSLTNAVLADGTSLPANVGNDTVLTGFPQTDLKSAVETAGDRNQMEARVQLVGTQFGVGAPNVPLPASFGLANDGYSCSAPTTQGNNQMLVCCIKDLNSQPSNTTDDEFLSPQDGDLVIMYDVIRSYESNYWAQVSISNHNPFGRLDNWKLSWDWMREEFIYSMRGAYPSALEVSECVFGSQGQHYRDLDFSEVLTCARRPTIIDLPPTKANDTDLGRIPFCCRDGMILPPSVDPNKAMSVFQMQVYKMPPDLNRTELKPPQNWMINGTMGSNYQCGAPIRVSPTQFPDPNGVASGSSAIASWQVICNITRSIPRCCVSFSAFYNDSAVPCSTCACGCNSVSQTCSANEPALLLRPKDLIVPFENRTEVALAWARLKGRSVPNPLPCGDNCGVSINWHLLEDYRGGWQVRMSLFRWGETDVMDWFAAVQLEKAGAGLERVYSFNASFLPGSNNTIVMQGLPGQNYLLAQTDDYFKTRDPQVPRSQQSVILFSKKMTPDIDVAGGDGFPSKVIFNGEECALPAIFPSDGWRVTAAFIRTILLLLLLSCFMSECVDSYYVYSMGLVFEKEPEDYGPRGRPVWRMGFLYISRARKKKE; translated from the exons ATGGCATCCACCATACTCCGTCTTCCCTTTTTCATTACACTACTCTCACTTCATCTCCACACCATCCTCTCTCAACCCAACAACACTTCGTGTAATGGTGTCTTCTTATCATACACCCACACCGTAGGCTATCCTATCCCACCAACTGACCAAGCCAACCAACCTTACCGGTTCGAGTCTAGTGTGACCCTGCTCAACAATGGCCTCGATGAGCTCAAGTCGTGGAGAGTCTCCATTGGGTTTCAACACAGAGAAATGTTGGTCTCTCTAACTAATGCTGTGTTGGCTGACGGAACATCCCTGCCCGCCAACGTTGGAAACGATACCGTATTGACTGGGTTTCCGCAGACTGATCTTAAATCGGCGGTTGAGACTGCCGGGGATAGGAACCAGATGGAGGCTCGTGTACAGTTGGTGGGTACCCAGTTTGGAGTCGGAGCTCCGAATGTTCCTTTGCCTGCTAGTTTTGGTCTTGCCAATGATGGGTATTCTTGTTCTGCTCCCACAACACAAG gaAACAATCAGATGCTCGTGTGCTGCATCAAGGATTTAAATTCACAACCAAGCAACACTACAGATGACGAATTCCTGTCTCCGCAAGATGGTGATCTTGTGATTATGTATGACGTGATAAGATCATACGAGTCAAACTACTGGGCCCAGGTTTCAATTTCAAACCACAATCCTTTTGGGAGACTTGATAATTGGAAACTAAGCTGGGATTGGATGAGAGAAGAGTTCATATACTCCATGCGAGGAGCTTATCCATCCGCACTTGAAGTTTCGGAGTGTGTGTTTGGAAGCCAAGGTCAGCATTACAGAGACCTTGACTTCTCTGAAGTTTTGACTTGTGCGAGAAGGCCAACCATCATTGACTTACCTCCAACAAAGGCAAACGATACAGACCTCGGAAGAATCCCATTCTGTTGCAGAGACGGCATGATTTTACCTCCTTCAGTGGATCCAAACAAGGCTATGTCAGtttttcaaatgcaagtttACAAGATGCCACCGGACTTGAACAGGACAGAACTAAAGCCGCCACAGAACTGGATGATCAATGGAACAATGGGTTCGAATTACCAATGTGGAGCTCCAATTAGAGTTAGCCCGACCCAGTTCCCTGACCCAAATGGGGTGGCTTCAGGATCCTCTGCCATTGCTAGTTGGCAAGTAATCTGTAACATAACTCGATCGATCCCAAGATGTTGTGTGTCATTCTCCGCATTTTACAATGACTCTGCTGTGCCTTGTAGCACGTGTGCTTGTGGGTGTAACAGTGTAAGCCAAACATGTAGTGCTAATGAACCTGCTCTGCTTTTGAGACCTAAAGATCTTATAGTTCCATTTGAGAACAGGACTGAAGTAGCATTGGCATGGGCTCGTTTGAAAGGCCGTTCCGTGCCAAACCCACTTCCTTGTGGAGATAATTGTGGAGTCAGCATCAACTGGCACTTACTTGAAGACTACAGAGGTGGTTGGCAAGTCAGAATGTCTCTTTTCAGATGGGGTGAAACAGATGTTATGGATTGGTTTGCAGCAGTTCAACTGGAGAAAGCAGGGGCAGGGCTTGAACGAGTGTATTCTTTCAATGCAAGTTTCTTGCCTGGTTCGAACAATACCATAGTTATGCAAGGCTTGCCTGGACAGAATTATCTTCTTGCACAAACCGATGATTATTTCAAAACAAGAGATCCTCAGGTTCCGAGATCGCAGCAATCGGTGATCTTGTTCAGTAAAAAGATGACTCCAGACATTGATGTGGCAGGAGGGGATGGATTCCCGTCCAAAGTTATATTCAATGGTGAAGAGTGTGCCCTTCCAGCAATATTCCCAAGTGATGGCTGGAGAGTGACTGCAGCATTCATAAGAACAATA TTGCTTCTCCTCTTGCTTTCTTGTTTCATGTCGGAATGTGTTGATTCATACTATGTCTATTCTATGGGCCTTGTGTTTGAGAAAGAGCCAGAAGATTATGGGCCCCGAGGCAGGCCTGTGTGGAGGATGGGCTTTCTCTATATTTCCcgggcaagaaaaaaaaaagaataa
- the LOC120000318 gene encoding zinc finger CCCH domain-containing protein ZFN-like: MEFDAGIHMSRVGGGGGGAFSEGTSVPSSLNQDALWQMSLRPSETMESGPYPERPGEPDCSYYIRTGLCRFEATCRFNHPPNRKLAVAAARMKGEYPERIGQPECQYYLKTGTCKFGATCKFHHPREKAGIAGRVSLNILGYPLRPNEIECAYYLRTGQCKFGSTCKFHHPQPTNMVVPLRGSVYPTVQSPTTPGQQSYPGGITNWSRASFITSPRWQSPSNYTPLILQQGVVSVPGWNAYSGQLGSVSSSDSQQQTMGNSQIYGTSRQSESGVGPQGTYSPLRSGSVSMGFYALQRENVFPERPGQPECQFYMKTGDCKFGAVCRFHHPRERLIPAPDCVLSPIGLPFRPGEPVCMFYSRYGICKFGPSCKFDHPMGVFTYNLSTSSSTDAPVRRLLGSSSGSSALNLSSEALVEAGQTKPRRLSLSLSEPRKLPSNDDNIDSEE, from the exons ATGGAGTTCGACGCCGGAATTCATATGTCCcgtgttggtggtggtggaggaggagctTTCTCTGAGGGAACATCAGTGCCGTCTTCTTTGAACCAAG ATGCATTATGGCAAATGAGTTTGAGACCAAGTGAAACAATGGAGTCTGGTCCTTATCCTGAGCGTCCTGGAGAGCCAGATTGTTCATATTACATCAGAACAGGCCTTTGTAGGTTTGAGGCAACTTGCCGGTTTAACCATCCCCCGAACAGGAAGCTG GCTGTTGCTGCTGCAAGGATGAAGGGGGAGTATCCAGAACGAATTGGACAACCTGAATGCCAG TACTACCTGAAGACAGGAACTTGCAAATTTGGGGCCACATGCAAGTTTCATCATCCTAGAGAGAAGGCTGGCATTGCTGGAAGAGTTTCCTTAAACATTTTGGGCTATCCACTTCGTCCG AATGAGATTGAATGTGCTTATTATTTAAGAACTGGACAATGCAAGTTTGGGAGTACTTGTAAATTCCACCATCCTCAACCGACTAATATGGTGGTTCCATTGCGTGGTTCGGTATATCCTACTGTCCAATCTCCAACAACTCCTGGTCAGCAGTCGTATCCAGGAGGGATAACAAATTGGTCAAGAGCGTCATTTATTACTAGTCCACGCTGGCAGAGTCCTTCTAATTATACACCTCTAATTCTTCAGCAGGGAGTTGTATCTGTTCCAGGATGGAATGCATACAGT GGCCAACTTGGGTCAGTCTCATCATCGGATAGTCAGCAGCAAACAATGGGAAACAGTCAGATCTATGGAACATCCCGCCAGAGTGAATCTGGAGTAGGACCTCAAGGCACATATTCTCCTCTGCGCTCTGGCTCTGTCTCAATGGGGTTTTATGCATTGCAAAGGGAAAATGTGTTTCCTGAGAGACCCGGTCAGCCTGAATGCCAGTTTTACATGAAAACCGGAGACTGTAAGTTTGGTGCAGTTTGTAGATTCCATCATCCAAGAGAGAGACTTATTCCTGCTCCAGACTGTGTCTTGAGTCCCATAGGCCTGCCCTTTCGACCT GGAGAACCTGTGTGCATGTTCTATTCTCGTTATGGTATATGCAAGTTTGGTCCTAGTTGCAAGTTTGACCACCCTATGGGAGTTTTCACATACAATCTCTCTACATCGTCATCCACTGATGCCCCTGTTCGACGATTGTTAGGGTCATCATCAGGATCTTCAGCATTGAATTTATCATCAGAAGCGCTGGTTGAAGCAGGCCAGACAAAGCCTAGGCGACTTTCACTATCACTATCGGAGCCTAGAAAGCTGCCTTCTAATGATGATAATATTGACTCCGAGGAATGA
- the LOC120000013 gene encoding CBS domain-containing protein CBSX6-like — MASVFLYHVVGDLTVGKPELVEFCEMETLESAIRAIGESTECGIPVWKRRSLGGVVESSEMRQQRFVGILNSLDIVAFLARSECLEDQEKALKTPVSEVVVRNNSLLRLVDPGTRLIDALEMMKQGVRRLLVPKSVVWKGMSKRFSVLYHGRWLKNIDTSSSNGNLTANINRPASSATSIRDKFCCLSREDVIRFLIGCLGALAPLPLSSISSLGIINPNYQSIEASLPAIEVTKQRPGDPSAVAVVEPTPDGQYTIIGEISASKLWKCDYLAVACALANLSAGQFVMGVEDNVTSRSLPDFSVDSAVGDGRVSNGSGSMRPKKFSSRSIGFSPTSTAHGINRSMYRGRSAPLTCKMTSSLAAVMAQMLSHRATHVWVTEDEIDDVLVGVVGYADILVAVTKQPAAFISANRSVEALATEIQN, encoded by the exons ATGGCCTCGGTGTTTCTGTACCACGTGGTGGGCGATCTGACGGTGGGGAAGCCTGAGTTGGTGGAATTCTGCGAGATGGAGACGCTGGAGTCAGCTATTCGGGCAATAGGAGAATCCACCGAGTGTGGTATTCCGGTTTGGAAGAGGAGATCACTTGGTGGTGTGGTGGAGAGCAGTGAAATGAGGCAGCAGAGGTTTGTGGGTATCCTGAATTCTCTGGATATTGTTGCGTTCTTGGCCAGGAGCGAGTGCCTGGAGGATCAAGAGAAGGCCTTGAAAACCCCAGTCTCAGAGGTGGTTGTTCGTAACAATTCTCTACTGAGATTGGTCGATCCTGGCACAAG ATTGATAGATGCACTGGAGATGATGAAGCAAGGTGTTAGGCGTCTTCTTGTTCCGAAGAGTGTGGTGTGGAAAGGCATGAGCAAGCGATTCTCAGTTCTATATCATGGGAGGTGGCTTAAGAACATTGACACCTCTAGCAGCAATGGTAACCTGACTGCCAACATCAACAGGCCTGCGTCTTCCGCCACATCTATCCGTGACAAATTCTGCTGCCTTTCTAGAGAAGATGTTATACGCTTCCTTATTGGTTGTCTTGGCGCTCTGGCTCCACTTCCCCTTTCATCCATTTCCTCTCTGGGAATCATCAACCCGAACTATCAATCCATTGAAGCCTCCCTCCCAGCTATTGAAGTTACGAAACAGCGGCCAGGAGATCCCAGTGCAGTAGCTGTTGTGGAGCCCACTCCAGATGGTCAGTATACGATCATAGGAGAGATCTCAGCATCCAAACTATGGAAATGTGATTATTTGGCTGTGGCCTGTGCCTTAGCCAATCTCTCGGCAGGACAGTTTGTCATGGGGGTTGAGGATAATGTGACCTCAAGATCACTCCCCGATTTTTCAGTTGATTCTGCGGTTGGAGATGGTAGAGTAAGTAATGGGTCGGGATCAATGCGACCGAAGAAGTTCAGTAGCAGAAGTATAGGCTTTAGTCCGACGAGCACAGCCCATGGCATCAATCGGAGCATGTATAGGGGCAGAAGTGCACCCTTGACATGCAAAATGACAAGCTCGTTGGCTGCAGTGATGGCTCAGATGCTGTCTCACAGGGCAACCCATGTATGGGTAACTGAGGATGAAATCGACGACGTTTTAGTTGGGGTGGTGGGTTATGCAGACATTTTGGTTGCTGTGACCAAACAACCTGCAGCCTTTATTTCTGCAAATCGATCAGTGGAAGCCCTTGCAACTGAGATTCAAAATTGA
- the LOC120000319 gene encoding uncharacterized protein LOC120000319: MSSSGFSSSFLFLMLLLFLANVFSHSEASIAQANGSLVEAEKLVPLLGQRKVEMVLNESRRKLGGFQICALCTCCGGARGVCVPSPCCYAINCHIPNRPYGFCSFTPKTCNCFGCHI, translated from the exons ATGTCTTCTTCTGGGTTCAGTTCCTCTTTCTTGTTTCTTATGCTGCTGCTATTTTTGGCGAATGTGTTCAGTCACAGTGAAGCAAGCATAGCCCAA GCAAATGGGTCACTGGTGGAGGCAGAAAAGCTGGTGCCATTGTTGGGGCAAAGGAAGGTAGAAATGGTGTTGAATGAGAGCAGGAGGAAATTGGGGGGCTTCCAGATATGTGCACTTTGCACTTGCTGTGGAGGTGCCAGGGGAGTGTGTGTGCCATCTCCCTGTTGCTATGCCATTAATTGCCACATTCCAAACAGGCCCTATGGTTTCTGCTCTTTCACTCCCAAGACCTGTAATTGCTTTGGATGCCATATATAG
- the LOC119999557 gene encoding uncharacterized protein LOC119999557 isoform X1, with amino-acid sequence MKSQNPVSQAEDPKSRRPYIYTIFPAASLFCLVLFFGSAFVAPDSKLIISRWAREDSYQNSESRKCKSQCRPPGSEALPEGIAVKTSDLKMRPLWGFPEDDKNASKHLFTLPAGIKQKDLVNRMVKKFLSSGFVVMLFHYDGIVDEWKTFEWYDHVIHVSVPNQTKWWFAKRFLHPDIIAEYSYIFLWDEDLGVNHFDPRRYLSIVKKEGLEISQPALDPRSEVHHQLTVRSRNSTVHRRTFKTMVNGTGCDSSSTAPPCTGWIEMMAPVFSKAAWRCVWYMVQNDLIHAWGLDKQLGYCSQGDRTKNVGVVDAEYIVHHNRPTLGGTSDKKALPYSRYKNPRLDVRRQSYIELNIFEQRWKKAAEEDKCWTDPFLRPL; translated from the exons ATGAAGTCTCAAAATCCG GTATCTCAGGCCGAAGATCCTAAGAGTAGGagaccatatatatacacaattttCCCCGCTGCTTCATTGTTCtgtcttgttttattttttggaagtgCATTTGTAGCCCCGGACAGTAAGCTG ATTATATCTAGATGGGCAAGAGAAGATAGTTATCAGAACTCAGAATCGAGAAAATGCAAG AGTCAATGCAGGCCTCCGGGAAGCGAGGCATTGCCTGAAGGCATTGCCGTGAAGACTAGTGACTTGAAAATGAGACCATTATGGGGCTTTCCAGAG GATGATAAAAATGCGTCAAAGCACCTATTCACATTGCCCGCTGGAATAAAGCAAAAAGATCTTGTAAATAGAATGGTCAAAAAG TTTCTATCAAGTGGTTTCGTTGTGATGCTTTTCCACTATGATGGTATTGTTGATGAATGGAAGACTTTTGAATGGTATGATCATGTCATACATGTTTCTGTACCCAATCAAACTAAATG GTGGTTTGCAAAGCGTTTCTTGCATCCTGATATAATTGCAGAATACAGCTACATTTTTCTCTGGGACGAGGATCTTGGAGTCAACCATTTTGACCCCAGAAG GTATTTATCAATTGTTAAGAAGGAAGGGCTTGAGATATCACAGCCAGCACTTGATCCCAGATCTGAGGTGCATCATCAACTTACTGTGCGCTCAAGGAACTCAACAGTGCACAG AAGGACTTTCAAAACTATGGTTAATGGGACTGGTTGTGATAGCAGCAGCACAGCTCCTCCTTGTACTGG GTGGATAGAAATGATGGCTCCTGTTTTCTCTAAAGCTGCCTGGCGTTGCGTATGGTATATGGTCCAG AACGACTTGATTCATGCTTGGGGTCTCGATAAGCAGCTTGGTTACTGTTCACAG GGCGATCGAACTAAAAATGTTGGTGTTGTGGATGCCGAGTACATAGTCCATCACAACCGCCCAACGCTTGGAGGCACTAGTGACAAGAAG GCGTTACCTTATTCGCGTTataaaaatcctaggttggat GTGAGGAGACAGTCCTATATCGAGTTGAATATTTTCGAGCAGCGATGGAAAAAGGCAGCTGAGGAGGACAAATGTTGGACGGATCCGTTTCTACGACCATTATAG
- the LOC119999557 gene encoding uncharacterized protein LOC119999557 isoform X2 encodes MKSQNPAEDPKSRRPYIYTIFPAASLFCLVLFFGSAFVAPDSKLIISRWAREDSYQNSESRKCKSQCRPPGSEALPEGIAVKTSDLKMRPLWGFPEDDKNASKHLFTLPAGIKQKDLVNRMVKKFLSSGFVVMLFHYDGIVDEWKTFEWYDHVIHVSVPNQTKWWFAKRFLHPDIIAEYSYIFLWDEDLGVNHFDPRRYLSIVKKEGLEISQPALDPRSEVHHQLTVRSRNSTVHRRTFKTMVNGTGCDSSSTAPPCTGWIEMMAPVFSKAAWRCVWYMVQNDLIHAWGLDKQLGYCSQGDRTKNVGVVDAEYIVHHNRPTLGGTSDKKALPYSRYKNPRLDVRRQSYIELNIFEQRWKKAAEEDKCWTDPFLRPL; translated from the exons ATGAAGTCTCAAAATCCG GCCGAAGATCCTAAGAGTAGGagaccatatatatacacaattttCCCCGCTGCTTCATTGTTCtgtcttgttttattttttggaagtgCATTTGTAGCCCCGGACAGTAAGCTG ATTATATCTAGATGGGCAAGAGAAGATAGTTATCAGAACTCAGAATCGAGAAAATGCAAG AGTCAATGCAGGCCTCCGGGAAGCGAGGCATTGCCTGAAGGCATTGCCGTGAAGACTAGTGACTTGAAAATGAGACCATTATGGGGCTTTCCAGAG GATGATAAAAATGCGTCAAAGCACCTATTCACATTGCCCGCTGGAATAAAGCAAAAAGATCTTGTAAATAGAATGGTCAAAAAG TTTCTATCAAGTGGTTTCGTTGTGATGCTTTTCCACTATGATGGTATTGTTGATGAATGGAAGACTTTTGAATGGTATGATCATGTCATACATGTTTCTGTACCCAATCAAACTAAATG GTGGTTTGCAAAGCGTTTCTTGCATCCTGATATAATTGCAGAATACAGCTACATTTTTCTCTGGGACGAGGATCTTGGAGTCAACCATTTTGACCCCAGAAG GTATTTATCAATTGTTAAGAAGGAAGGGCTTGAGATATCACAGCCAGCACTTGATCCCAGATCTGAGGTGCATCATCAACTTACTGTGCGCTCAAGGAACTCAACAGTGCACAG AAGGACTTTCAAAACTATGGTTAATGGGACTGGTTGTGATAGCAGCAGCACAGCTCCTCCTTGTACTGG GTGGATAGAAATGATGGCTCCTGTTTTCTCTAAAGCTGCCTGGCGTTGCGTATGGTATATGGTCCAG AACGACTTGATTCATGCTTGGGGTCTCGATAAGCAGCTTGGTTACTGTTCACAG GGCGATCGAACTAAAAATGTTGGTGTTGTGGATGCCGAGTACATAGTCCATCACAACCGCCCAACGCTTGGAGGCACTAGTGACAAGAAG GCGTTACCTTATTCGCGTTataaaaatcctaggttggat GTGAGGAGACAGTCCTATATCGAGTTGAATATTTTCGAGCAGCGATGGAAAAAGGCAGCTGAGGAGGACAAATGTTGGACGGATCCGTTTCTACGACCATTATAG